The Brassica napus cultivar Da-Ae chromosome C7, Da-Ae, whole genome shotgun sequence genome has a segment encoding these proteins:
- the LOC106407091 gene encoding PRKR-interacting protein 1, with the protein MSTGKPKQEGDTRLVVAATTASALMEAKKADSGGSTSIVEYKPPVMLEDEEDLEIKLRRILENVPVRVSNTSGSSAGSGSGDFHQYRQMRRREQDRLTRMDIDYNKRLKMAEFTIRREEKVKAAEEKTSKKRLKRQKKKQRKQEKKRKPNTEEQGEQPREEVSSEDEGNEEESVVEARPRPIFNKSRFQEKRP; encoded by the exons ATGTCGACCGGGAAACCTAAGCAAGAAGGCGATACGAGATTGGTGGTTGCCGCCACGACGGCGTCGGCATTAATGGAGGCAAAGAAAGCTGATAGCGGAGGATCTACATCTATCGTGGAGTATAAACCTCCGGTGATGCTCGAAGACGAAGAAGATCTAGAGATAAAGCTTAGAAGAATCCTGGAGAACGTCCCGGTCCGCGTTAGCAACACCTCTGGTAGTTCCGCTGGTTCTGGATCCGGTGATTTCCACCAG TACCGGCAAATGAGGCGAAGAGAGCAAGACCGACTCACAAGGATGGATATTGACTATAACAAGCGTTTGAAAATGGCGGAATTTActataagaagagaagagaaagtgAAAGCTGCAGAGGAAAAAACATCAAAGAAGCGTTTGAAACGTcaaaagaagaagcagagaaagcaagagaagaagagaaaaccaAACACTGAAGAACAAGGAGAGCAACCTAGAGAAGAAGTATCATCTGAGGACGAAGGTAATGAAGAAGAGTCTGTTGTCGAGGCTCGTCCACGTCCGATATTTAACAAATCAAGGTTTCAAGAGAAGCGTCCATAA